Proteins encoded together in one Wolbachia endosymbiont of Menacanthus eurysternus window:
- the metG gene encoding methionine--tRNA ligase, whose protein sequence is MKQFENFYITTPIYYVNDRPHIGHVYTSLLCDVMARFMRLAGKDVKFTTGTDEHGQKIEKAAEAYGVRPKEFVDKINVSFKNLTKFMNFQYDDFVRTTEKRHERAVVALWNRLEEMGQVYFGYYSGWYSVYDEAFYHESELINGKTPAGGEVQWVREESCFFRLSHWQDKLLELYENQPNFVLPKSRKNEVVSFIKSGLTDLSISRSSFSWGIKVPGSNKHIIYVWIDALTNYLTSVGFPDVEGQGYKKFWANSSSLNIHVIGKDILRFHAVYWPAILLAANLPLPKQIAVHGWWLNDGKKISKSFGNIIDPINLVKEFGVDQLRYYLLREVKFGQDASFNRKNMINRINSELANNIGNLIQRTISFLHKQYFGIIPVVDKSLLKNEEKLPNCKVLFNKVIDHLLRYEYDRIILLIISISSEANAYIDKNAPWILIKVNVKKRVNLVIYKLLEYIRIIGILLQPIVPKSAEIILDQLKIPKEERDLKSLYKACISSGIELPRPTPIFLKIK, encoded by the coding sequence GTGAAACAATTTGAAAATTTTTACATTACTACACCTATATATTATGTAAACGATAGACCACATATTGGTCATGTGTATACTTCTCTTTTATGTGATGTGATGGCGAGATTTATGAGACTTGCTGGAAAAGATGTTAAGTTTACTACTGGTACGGATGAACATGGGCAAAAAATTGAGAAAGCGGCTGAAGCATATGGAGTACGACCAAAAGAATTTGTAGATAAAATAAATGTTTCATTTAAGAATTTAACTAAGTTTATGAATTTTCAATATGATGATTTTGTACGTACTACTGAAAAACGTCATGAGAGAGCTGTGGTGGCTTTGTGGAATAGACTTGAAGAAATGGGGCAGGTATATTTTGGTTATTATTCTGGTTGGTATTCGGTTTATGATGAAGCGTTTTATCATGAATCTGAGTTGATAAATGGTAAAACTCCAGCTGGTGGTGAAGTTCAGTGGGTAAGAGAAGAGAGTTGTTTTTTTCGTTTGTCGCATTGGCAGGATAAATTATTAGAATTATATGAAAATCAGCCGAATTTTGTTTTACCTAAAAGTAGAAAAAATGAAGTAGTATCGTTTATAAAATCAGGACTTACTGATCTTTCAATTTCTCGTAGTAGTTTTAGTTGGGGAATAAAAGTACCGGGTAGTAATAAACATATAATCTATGTTTGGATTGATGCACTTACTAATTATTTAACATCAGTAGGTTTTCCAGATGTTGAAGGTCAAGGATATAAAAAGTTTTGGGCAAATAGTAGTTCCTTAAATATTCATGTGATTGGCAAGGATATATTGCGTTTTCACGCAGTATATTGGCCGGCCATTCTTCTAGCTGCAAATTTACCGTTGCCTAAGCAAATTGCGGTTCATGGTTGGTGGCTGAATGATGGAAAGAAAATATCTAAGTCTTTTGGTAATATCATAGATCCGATTAATTTAGTGAAAGAGTTTGGTGTTGATCAATTACGATATTATCTTCTTCGAGAGGTAAAATTTGGTCAAGATGCTAGTTTTAATAGAAAAAATATGATTAATAGAATAAATTCAGAATTAGCGAACAATATAGGAAATTTAATACAAAGAACAATTTCGTTTTTGCATAAACAGTATTTTGGAATTATACCAGTAGTTGATAAAAGTTTGTTAAAAAACGAAGAAAAACTTCCAAATTGTAAAGTTTTATTTAATAAGGTGATAGATCATCTATTAAGGTATGAGTATGATCGGATCATACTTCTAATTATTAGTATCTCTTCTGAAGCTAATGCTTATATAGATAAAAACGCGCCTTGGATATTAATTAAAGTTAATGTAAAAAAGCGTGTAAATTTAGTAATATATAAGTTACTTGAATATATTAGAATAATTGGTATCTTATTGCAGCCAATCGTTCCAAAGTCAGCAGAAATAATATTAGATCAGTTGAAAATTCCGAAAGAAGAACGTGATTTAAAGTCTTTATATAAGGCTTGCATAAGTTCAGGTATTGAGCTACCAAGACCTACTCCTATCTTTTTAAAGATTAAATGA
- a CDS encoding AI-2E family transporter encodes MLLFTTGTLFLMRPMIFPCLISIIVAYLCNPLVVKFEKYKIPRLYSAIFITIILLIILILIFAFILPIIYVQISSILNFLISRVPSLNLVNITSKLKFLDITKDCLFDYLYEIKTKNYENNISYFISIFDIIGNFLIQVLNSSFNLIHTLSLIAITPAVFFYILRDWPFIVIRVNKLIPIPYREEVVKFFLKIDFIVSNYLKGQINICIFMMIFYSIGLDLIGLKHSITIGILSGALTFIPCIGPLLYTIIGVLSVIAQFNRWSESVAVLTLFGIEQIIDTNLLVPLLIGKKIHMHPTIIILGITICTSYFGIIGILLFIPTIAVFYASTRCIIYKYLKSKFYKNG; translated from the coding sequence ATGCTACTTTTTACAACTGGCACATTATTTCTAATGCGCCCTATGATTTTTCCATGTTTGATATCTATCATTGTTGCATACTTATGCAACCCACTAGTAGTAAAATTTGAAAAATATAAAATACCACGCTTATATTCTGCAATTTTTATTACAATAATTTTACTAATAATTCTTATATTAATCTTTGCATTTATATTGCCTATCATATACGTCCAAATATCTTCAATATTAAACTTCCTAATTAGTAGAGTCCCTTCGCTAAATCTAGTGAATATTACATCTAAACTAAAATTTCTTGACATAACAAAAGATTGTTTATTTGATTATTTATACGAAATAAAAACAAAAAATTATGAAAATAATATATCTTATTTTATAAGCATCTTTGATATCATAGGTAATTTCTTAATTCAAGTATTAAACTCAAGCTTTAATTTAATTCATACATTATCACTAATAGCTATTACTCCTGCAGTATTCTTTTATATATTACGTGATTGGCCTTTTATTGTAATAAGAGTTAATAAATTGATTCCTATTCCCTACAGAGAGGAAGTTGTAAAATTTTTTTTAAAAATAGATTTCATTGTATCTAACTATCTAAAAGGACAAATAAACATATGCATTTTTATGATGATTTTTTATTCCATAGGTCTTGATTTAATAGGACTAAAACATTCTATTACCATCGGAATCTTATCGGGAGCACTAACATTTATACCTTGTATAGGACCATTGTTATATACAATAATTGGTGTTCTAAGCGTTATTGCTCAATTTAACAGATGGTCTGAAAGTGTCGCTGTCTTAACGTTATTTGGTATTGAACAAATAATAGACACAAATCTGCTTGTTCCTTTATTAATAGGAAAAAAAATCCATATGCATCCAACTATAATTATTCTTGGAATTACTATATGTACATCATACTTTGGAATTATTGGTATATTACTTTTTATTCCAACAATAGCAGTATTCTATGCTTCAACTAGATGTATAATCTATAAATACCTCAAAAGCAAATTTTATAAAAACGGTTAA
- a CDS encoding 1-acyl-sn-glycerol-3-phosphate acyltransferase codes for MLNGLLFNLFFIIWEIVYTSVTLPMLLLPIRIINTFLTYSIRIVLYMLYLLHNIEYTVKGVENIPKQPFIIASKHQSPFEAFIFILLFKNAVFILKRELKWIPFIGLHLIALKMIFINRVNGIKSIRHIINLSKIRIKENRNIIIFPEGTRTSITQKIKYQPGVAALYNALSIPVLPVALNTGLFWPKNIFSIRKNSGKATIEILPPIHPGLNKNEFLKNLEKTIEEKSKKLTIAKTNNLQINKKNL; via the coding sequence ATATTAAATGGGCTACTGTTCAATCTCTTTTTTATAATATGGGAAATAGTATACACTTCAGTTACACTTCCAATGCTTCTACTCCCCATACGTATAATAAATACTTTTCTTACCTATTCAATAAGAATTGTATTATACATGCTTTATTTATTGCATAATATTGAATATACTGTTAAAGGAGTGGAGAATATACCAAAACAACCGTTCATAATTGCTTCTAAACATCAATCCCCGTTCGAAGCATTCATCTTTATACTTTTATTTAAAAACGCAGTTTTCATTTTAAAACGCGAACTAAAATGGATTCCATTCATTGGTCTGCATCTTATAGCACTAAAAATGATTTTTATTAATCGTGTAAACGGCATTAAATCTATCAGACACATTATTAATTTATCTAAAATCCGTATAAAAGAAAATAGAAATATAATAATATTCCCCGAAGGTACTAGAACATCTATAACACAAAAAATAAAATATCAACCAGGAGTTGCGGCACTGTACAATGCGCTATCTATTCCCGTATTACCAGTTGCATTAAATACAGGATTATTCTGGCCAAAAAATATATTTTCTATAAGAAAAAATTCTGGAAAGGCAACAATAGAGATATTACCTCCTATACATCCAGGATTAAACAAAAATGAATTCTTAAAAAATTTAGAAAAAACTATTGAAGAAAAAAGTAAAAAATTAACTATAGCTAAAACTAATAATTTACAAATTAATAAAAAAAATCTATAA
- the rpsT gene encoding 30S ribosomal protein S20: MANHKNAKKMIKIIAKRNLINKMFKNKTRTAIKKLVNMIESGNKKNIAVAFQNAESNLQKCASRGIIHKNTAARKIRRLNIKVKTLISSS, translated from the coding sequence ATGGCAAATCATAAAAATGCTAAAAAAATGATAAAAATCATCGCAAAACGTAATTTAATAAATAAAATGTTTAAAAATAAAACACGCACCGCTATTAAAAAATTGGTTAATATGATTGAGTCTGGTAATAAAAAAAATATTGCTGTAGCATTTCAAAATGCTGAATCTAATTTACAAAAATGTGCAAGTAGAGGTATCATTCACAAAAATACTGCTGCACGTAAAATACGTCGCTTAAATATAAAAGTTAAAACACTAATATCTTCTTCCTAA
- a CDS encoding LD-carboxypeptidase: protein MFIIIYIFYVIVLCVNTSSIYAIDQVDIIAPSSKGRESDLIFIKEYVEALGFYPHVSEKIYSNDNSFYSNSDEFRANDLINALIGKSKIIWCIRGGTGASRLIPYLEKLSSDQKEKITRKVFIGYSDVTVLHTYLQAKYDWQTLHGTMLEMIVNNSVSESSIEKLEGLILNKQDFIRFDNLKIINNNIKLKNGRLESKIVGGNMTLVENSIGTVWQVNAKGKILFLEDIRVYPYAMERSLDHLKQANIFDGVQAVIFGNFVNSSNSNLVERVKERFAKSVNFPVFTIQGVGHGYINDPLPLNTHTIIDIKNEKKGLFFMDVQNLQVSSPIPTSKIRDGDKKA from the coding sequence ATGTTTATTATTATTTATATTTTTTACGTTATTGTTTTATGTGTTAATACGAGTAGTATTTATGCAATTGATCAAGTTGATATTATCGCTCCTTCTTCAAAAGGAAGAGAGTCAGATTTAATTTTTATAAAAGAATATGTGGAGGCTTTAGGTTTTTATCCTCATGTTTCGGAAAAAATATATAGTAATGATAATTCATTTTATTCTAATTCTGATGAATTTAGAGCTAATGATTTGATTAATGCTTTAATTGGTAAAAGCAAAATAATTTGGTGTATTAGAGGTGGAACAGGAGCTTCTAGGTTAATTCCTTATCTGGAAAAATTATCAAGCGATCAAAAAGAAAAGATTACTCGAAAAGTTTTTATAGGTTATAGTGATGTAACTGTTTTGCATACGTATTTACAAGCTAAGTATGATTGGCAAACCTTGCATGGTACTATGTTAGAAATGATAGTAAATAATTCTGTTTCGGAGAGTTCCATTGAGAAATTAGAAGGATTAATATTAAATAAACAAGATTTTATTAGATTTGATAACTTGAAGATAATTAATAATAACATTAAGTTAAAAAATGGTAGGTTAGAATCTAAAATTGTTGGTGGTAATATGACATTAGTTGAAAATAGTATAGGAACTGTTTGGCAAGTAAATGCAAAAGGAAAAATTCTATTTTTAGAAGATATAAGAGTTTATCCATATGCAATGGAACGTAGCTTAGATCATTTAAAACAGGCTAATATTTTTGATGGTGTACAAGCGGTGATTTTTGGTAACTTTGTTAATTCTAGCAATAGTAATCTTGTTGAAAGAGTAAAGGAAAGATTTGCAAAAAGTGTCAATTTTCCAGTGTTTACAATTCAGGGGGTAGGGCATGGGTATATAAATGATCCATTACCCCTTAACACTCATACTATAATTGATATAAAGAACGAGAAAAAGGGTTTGTTTTTCATGGATGTTCAGAATTTACAAGTTAGTTCGCCTATACCTACATCTAAGATAAGGGATGGAGACAAAAAAGCATAA
- the lipB gene encoding lipoyl(octanoyl) transferase LipB gives MVKWLITDQLIDYSNAVKFMKIKNKRIYSRLSDELVWLLQHPSLYTAGIGVTDEEMIVKNLFPVYKTDRGGKYTYHGPGQRIVYLMLNLRERNKCDIRLYIRDLSDWIINVLRYFNIIGEFRGDKIGIWVSNNGIMEKIAAIGIHIRKWVTYHGIALNVSPDLSHYRGIIPCGLKDCGVTSMKKLGVEVSFSELDFLLKKEFYKIF, from the coding sequence ATGGTGAAATGGTTAATAACTGATCAATTAATTGATTACAGTAATGCTGTAAAATTCATGAAAATAAAAAATAAAAGAATTTATAGTAGATTATCTGACGAATTAGTATGGTTACTTCAGCATCCTTCACTTTATACGGCAGGTATTGGTGTAACTGATGAAGAAATGATCGTGAAAAATTTATTTCCTGTGTATAAAACGGATAGAGGTGGCAAGTATACGTATCATGGTCCAGGTCAGCGTATTGTATATTTAATGCTTAATCTTAGAGAAAGAAATAAATGCGATATAAGATTATATATTAGAGATTTGAGTGATTGGATTATTAATGTCTTAAGGTATTTTAACATTATTGGAGAGTTCAGGGGAGATAAAATAGGTATTTGGGTAAGTAACAACGGAATAATGGAAAAGATAGCAGCTATTGGTATACATATAAGGAAATGGGTAACTTATCATGGTATAGCACTTAATGTTTCTCCAGATCTTTCTCACTATAGAGGCATTATTCCTTGTGGATTAAAAGATTGTGGTGTTACATCAATGAAAAAGCTCGGAGTTGAAGTTTCATTTTCTGAATTGGACTTTTTATTAAAAAAAGAATTTTATAAGATATTTTAA